A region of the Mangifera indica cultivar Alphonso chromosome 10, CATAS_Mindica_2.1, whole genome shotgun sequence genome:
atattaATACAACATCtatgtaacaaaaatatatacgtataattttattgatataaaattttacctcTTTAACGTTATATTTGAACTCTCTTCCaataacaaatttgagttttgagtgatattttgttgttttttaaattaatatataagaacaTTATTTTCTACAGCCATGagtggaaaataaaattaaagtgaatgaagaaaaaattattagatatagaAAATGTACTCAACACCAAGGTATTGTTGAAAGTGACAATACTTTCTTATAATGGTGACTCCTCTTTGAAGCTTCAATATATCTtcttaataaaatctttttttttttttaaattatccttttgatatgtattattctatgattaaatataactttatttataatttaaataactcatataattttattggagtATCGACATTTGAGGATACAAAACTATTATCTTTTTCTACTAAAAAACCAATTTAAATATCTCtattgaaatgattgaattttcattattttctataaaagatATCGCATAAATAGAATTGTGATTATTGTCttgtttttaaagtaaaagattaatttgatatttttaataagcaaaataaatatttattatctttaataacaACATTCTAAAGTTTGATACTTTcgattaaaaaatctaaaaaacttaatatttgatacattcaatagaaaaataaaattaacccctttaatttaaaaaaaaaagtgataatttagtatcaaatgttatatttatacaaataaaataggagaaattaattaaaatagatacaaaatttGCGGTGTAAACcttttttggtaaaattttagtagttttatctttttaagcaaactcTATTTTCTATTTCAACAATACCCTTTATCCTATTTCTATCTATCTAGATtagtttttatcaaaaaatcttttatttttgagaatatacaaattaagtttaatttttctgtaattgtTAAGATTTACAGATCAAAAACagatttatttcttatataatagttgatatttagaaaatgatgaacataactaCATAGACTGTGTGTGGGTTGTGCACAAGTGCCAAAGGGTGCACATTCTTTTGAAAGGGTGTAAAAATTAACGAAAGAGTGCACGTTTTTTCAAAAGGGTGCAAAAATATGCAAAAGGGTGTATGTTTTTTTTGAAAGGGTGTGAAAATGTGTGAAAATATACGAAAGTgtaaaagggtgcatgaaagtgTAAAGGGATACATGAAACTatgaaggggtgcatgaaagtgtaaaggggtgtgtgaaattgtgaagggATGCGTGAAATTGTAAAAAGGtgcgtgaaattgtgaaggggtgcatgaaactatgaaggggtgcgtgaaactGTGAAGAGGTGCATGAAACTATGAAGAGGTGTGTGAAACTGTAAAAGGATGTGTGAAACTGTAAAAGGGTGTGTGAAattgtaaaggggtgcgtgaaactGTGAAAGTGTAAAGAGGTGCATGAAACTGTGaaaatgtaaaggggtgcgtAAAACTGTAAAGGAATGCATGAAACTGTGAAGAGGTACGTAAAACTGTGAAAGTGTAAAAAGGTGCGTGAAACTGTGAAGGGATGTATGAAAGTgtaaaggggtgtgtgaaacTGTGAAGGGATATGTGAAATTGTAAAAAGGTACGTGGAActatgaaggggtgcgtgaaactGTGAAAGTGTAAAGAGGTGCATGAAATTGTGAAAGTGTAAAGGGGTGCGTAAAACTGTAAAAGAATGCATGAAACTGTGAAGAGGTGTGTAAAACTGTGAAAGTGTAAAGAGGTgtgtgaaattgtgaagggATGCATGAAACTATTAAGAGGTGAGTGAAagtgtaaaggggtgcgtgaaattgtgaaggagtgtgtgaaaatgtgaagaggtgcgtaaaaatgtgaaagggtgcgtgaaactGTGAATGAGTGAGTGAAACAGTAAAGGGGTGCGTAAAAAAGTgtaaaggggtgtgtgaaacTATTAAGAGGTGCGTGAAATTGTAAAGGGATGCTTAAAACTGTGAAGAAGTGCGTGAAACTGTGAAGAGGTGggtgaaaatacaaacaagtacgtgaaaatataaacagatacgtaaaaatacaaatgagtgcgtaaaaatatacgagggtgcgtaaaaatacaaacgggtacGTAATAATAATAGcaacaatatattatataatataatatatatttatatatataatatataatatattatattattaatatataatatattatatataaaggggtgcgtaGAAATGCAAAGGGACGTACCCCTTAGCATTTTTCCACACCcttatacatatacatatgatatattatatattatattattaatataatatatattttttatattctcgCACACTTCTTTTATAATCTATGCAccacttttatattttttgccACCTCTTTTATATTCTATgcatccgtttgtatttttacacatccgtttatattttcacgcacccatttgtattttcacgtatccgtttgtattttcacacacttgTATGTATTTTCGTGCACCCGTTTATACTTTCACatacccgtttgtattttcacacacctaTTTAATTGGAACAGAAAATAGGGGttgtttaaaaaagtaaaactacaTAAATTTTACCGAAAAAGGTTTATATGGCAAATTTcatgcctattttaattaatttcccataaaATAGTATGTGGATATTACtttgacaaaattaatttttggttattatattctcagaaaataattttctaattttgctATTATCATATGtgattatcattaaaataatattttatgaaaaaattaaattaaaattagaacaTAATATTCAAGAAATTAATGCTTGACGTAGTACCGAAGATTTTCCATGGCAGAATCCCAGTCCTCTTGGAAAGACAGAGAAGTCAATTCAACTTTGGCTTTATCACGTGGAACGTTTGACCTGCAATCTTGCCAAATTGACTAATTCGatgtgatttatatataaatattaacttattttagATTTCGGTTAAATTCAATAAAGTTGTTGAAATGGAAGTCCTGTCTTCAAGGTaaattataaagacaaaaagagCCGGTTGAGAAATTGACAGCGATAGCCCACCATTTGGGTGAATTCAAAGTGCGAAAACACATTAACAGTGGAAGAAGAGTCATACCCTATAAAGAAAAGTCAGATATTGAGCCAAAAATGGGGCCTGGAATGGAGCCCAAGAGGGTCCCTTGCTTGTTCATATGCCTATTTGTTTCATACAGCTTGCAAgttgaactttttttttccttctattaAAATGATATACATATGTCTTGCCCTCTTATCATTATTTCATACAACAATCCATTTTCGTCCCTTCAACAATATCACAACAACCTacaactttctttctttaaaaaatatgacagAAACAATTGTCTCTGTTATTGCTGGGGAACTCTTGAGTAAGGTGATGTCCCTTACTTCCAATGAAGTCTCCTTAGGATGGGGTGTCAAGAATGATGTACAAGAGCTTGTTGGCACCATAACCACCATCAAAGTTGTTCTCTTAGATGCTGAGGAGAAACAAACCCAAAATGAGAAGCTGAGAGTCTGGCTGGAAAAGCTGAAGGAGGTTTGCTATGATGTTGAAGATGTTTTGGATGAAATTGAGGTGAAAGATTTGTGTAAGCAAGTGGTGAATGGTCAAAGCATTTCAAGAAAGGTGCGtcactttttttcatcttcaaatccAACTGCTTTCCATTTTAGATTGGGCCAAAAAATTAAGAAGATTAACAAAAGGTTGACAAAAATAGCAActgaaaaagatgattttaatcttaatgacacaatttatagtaataatattatagGTTGGGGGAGAGAAACCCACTCTTTTGTGCGTGCATCAGATGTTATTGGTAGAGATAAAGACAAGGAGGACGTTATGCAAATTTTATTGTGTCCAAGTGATGGTCATGAAAATCTTTCAATCATTCCTATTGTTGGGATAGGAGGTCTAGGAAAAACCACCCTTGCAAGATTTGTGTATAATGATGAAAGGGTGAGTGAccattttgagttaaaaatgtGGGTTTGTGTGTCGGATGAATTTTCTCTGAAAAAGCTTTTGATTGATATCATCAATTCTGCAACTGGGAAAAAATATATTCAGAAGAATATAGACCAATTGCAAACAATCCTACgtgataatataatagataaaaaatatttgttagtcttggatgatgtttggaatgaaaactaTGAATTGTGGTGtgatttaagaaatttactAATGGAGTGTGTTAGCGGAAGTAAAATCATAGTAACTACGCGTAGTGATCGTGTTGCCTCGGTTATGGGATCTGTATCTATATACAAGTTAAAAGGTATATCTCTTAATCAATGTTTGTCAGTATTtgttaaatatgcatttaaaaaaGGCCTAGAGAAACAACATCCCAACCTTATAGAGATTGGAAaggaaattgtaaaaaaatgtaGAGGTGTTCCATTGGCAGTAAGAGCCTTTGGAAGTCTTCTTTATTCCTCAACTTCTGAACAAGACTGGATAAATGTGAGGGATAATGAGATATGGAAGTTAGATCAAAAGGACAATAGTATTTTACATGCTCTAAGAATAAGTTATAATAACTTATCACCTCCTTTAAAACaatgttttgtttattgttCTATATTTCCAAAAGACTTCACGTTTTATGACATTAACTTGGTTAAGTTTTGGATGGCCAATGGGCTTCTCCAAGCCCACagtgaaaatgaagatttggaaaatattggcatgcaatatataaaagaattaatgtgGAGATCTTTCTTTCAAGATGTTCAAGATTTTGGTAATGGTGTCTATTCATTTAAAATACATGATCTAATGCATGATGTTGCCACATCGTTGTTCCAAAATGAGGCCTTAATAGTGAAAGGGAGTAACCAAATTGCTGCCAAAACTTCTTATCGacatttattatttcatcatttGGATGCAAGTCAAGTAAAAGTTCCAAGCTTTTTACCTAACCTGGGTAATTTAAGAAGCATTATGTTTTTTCAACatattgaagaaaatatcattattagccaatcatttttagaattaattgtCTCAAGATTTAAGTTTTTGCGGGCACTATATTTAACTAACTTAGGTATTGAAGTAGTGCCTAAAAGAATTGGTAATCTAAAGCACTTGAGATATTTGAGTCTATCatttaacccaaaaataaaaaaactcccAAGTTCTATTTTCAAGCTACAAAGTTTGCAATATTTATCGCTACGTGACTGCGAGAGACTAGAAGAGTTAAGCAGAGATGTTAAGTACTTAATTAGTCTCAGAGCGTTAGTCTTAACCACAGTGCAAGAGCATCTACCAAATAATGGAATTGGCTGCTTGAATTCTCTtcgatttttaattattgacaaTTGTAGCAAATTAGAATATTTGTGTGAAGATATTGGTCGCTTGAGAGTTATTCGAAGACTATACATTTGTAAATGTCCAAGTCTTATCTCATTACCTCGTGGTGTAAGAAGCCTAAGCTCATTAGAAGAACTTCGTTTGGTAGATTGTGTAAGGCTTAATCTTGATTTGAGCATTGGATCAGATGAGCAACACAATCATGAAGAACTCAGTAGCACAGGGCCTCCCCTTCGATTCCTTCTACTTGATAATTTACCACAACTGGTGAAATTGCCGCAATGGCTTCTTCGCAGTTCGACAAACACTCTCCAAACCTTGCGTATTCGTAATTGTTCC
Encoded here:
- the LOC123227497 gene encoding putative disease resistance protein RGA3 isoform X3; translated protein: MQILLCPSDGHENLSIIPIVGIGGLGKTTLARFVYNDERVSDHFELKMWVCVSDEFSLKKLLIDIINSATGKKYIQKNIDQLQTILRDNIIDKKYLLVLDDVWNENYELWCDLRNLLMECVSGSKIIVTTRSDRVASVMGSVSIYKLKGISLNQCLSVFVKYAFKKGLEKQHPNLIEIGKEIVKKCRGVPLAVRAFGSLLYSSTSEQDWINVRDNEIWKLDQKDNSILHALRISYNNLSPPLKQCFVYCSIFPKDFTFYDINLVKFWMANGLLQAHSENEDLENIGMQYIKELMWRSFFQDVQDFGNGVYSFKIHDLMHDVATSLFQNEALIVKGSNQIAAKTSYRHLLFHHLDASQVKVPSFLPNLGNLRSIMFFQHIEENIIISQSFLELIVSRFKFLRALYLTNLGIEVVPKRIGNLKHLRYLSLSFNPKIKKLPSSIFKLQSLQYLSLRDCERLEELSRDVKYLISLRALVLTTVQEHLPNNGIGCLNSLRFLIIDNCSKLEYLCEDIGRLRVIRRLYICKCPSLISLPRGVRSLSSLEELRLVDCVRLNLDLSIGSDEQHNHEELSSTGPPLRFLLLDNLPQLVKLPQWLLRSSTNTLQTLRIRNCSNLKALPESMQKLQALGVWNCPELSSLPKGINHLITLRELIIEDCPKLTERCKPEAGEDWPKIAHIPKIELDGEVTKSTEN
- the LOC123227497 gene encoding putative disease resistance protein RGA1 isoform X2, with amino-acid sequence MVKAFQESNNIIGWGRETHSFVRASDVIGRDKDKEDVMQILLCPSDGHENLSIIPIVGIGGLGKTTLARFVYNDERVSDHFELKMWVCVSDEFSLKKLLIDIINSATGKKYIQKNIDQLQTILRDNIIDKKYLLVLDDVWNENYELWCDLRNLLMECVSGSKIIVTTRSDRVASVMGSVSIYKLKGISLNQCLSVFVKYAFKKGLEKQHPNLIEIGKEIVKKCRGVPLAVRAFGSLLYSSTSEQDWINVRDNEIWKLDQKDNSILHALRISYNNLSPPLKQCFVYCSIFPKDFTFYDINLVKFWMANGLLQAHSENEDLENIGMQYIKELMWRSFFQDVQDFGNGVYSFKIHDLMHDVATSLFQNEALIVKGSNQIAAKTSYRHLLFHHLDASQVKVPSFLPNLGNLRSIMFFQHIEENIIISQSFLELIVSRFKFLRALYLTNLGIEVVPKRIGNLKHLRYLSLSFNPKIKKLPSSIFKLQSLQYLSLRDCERLEELSRDVKYLISLRALVLTTVQEHLPNNGIGCLNSLRFLIIDNCSKLEYLCEDIGRLRVIRRLYICKCPSLISLPRGVRSLSSLEELRLVDCVRLNLDLSIGSDEQHNHEELSSTGPPLRFLLLDNLPQLVKLPQWLLRSSTNTLQTLRIRNCSNLKALPESMQKLQALGVWNCPELSSLPKGINHLITLRELIIEDCPKLTERCKPEAGEDWPKIAHIPKIELDGEVTKSTEN